CCTCTGCCAGCGCCCCCGCATGATCCTGGCCGACGAGCCCGTGTCCGCCCTCGACCCCAAAGCCGCCGACGATGTCATGAGCCTGCTGCACGAGCTCGCCGTCGAGGAGAATCTCGGCGTCGCCGCCGTGCTGCACCAGCCGCAGCTGGCCCGCAAGTACGCGCATCGCGTCATCGGCCTGCGCGACGGCGCCCTCGTCTTCGACGAGCCCACCGACGAGATCGATGACGCCGAGCTGGCGTCGCTCTACCTGTGAGGATCCACCCGTGACCGACACTCTCCCCGCGGCCCCCTCCACCCGCGCCTCGCAGCGCCCGCCCCGCGGGGCGATCCAGCGCATGCCGCTTCCGCGCGATCCGAAGGTCCCTTACCGGGCCGGTTCGTGGGCGGTCGTGCTCATCGTGCTCGTGGTGCTGCACCTCATGGCGTTCTCGGCCACCGAGTTCTACCCGGGCAAGCTCGTCACCGGCGCACAGGGCATGATGAACTTCCTGGCCGAGGCGATCCCGCCCGACCTCAGCGCAGACGTGCTGCGGGCCGGCATCGACGGCGCGCTGACGACCCTCTGGGTCGGCCTGCTCGGCACCACGATCTCGGTGCCCTTCGCCCTGCTGCTCGCCGTGCTCGGCGCCCGCACCACGACACCCAACGGCTTCGTCTACCAGGTCGCGCGCGGGATCCTCTCGTTCTTCCGCGCCGTGCCCGACATCGTGTTCGCCCTGATCTTCGTGACGGCGGTCGGCCTCGGCCCGTTCGCGGGCGTGCTCGCGCTGATCGCGCACAACACGGGCGTGATGGGCAAGCTCTGGTCGGAGGCGATGGAGGACATCGATCCCGGCCCCGAGCAGGCGCTGCGCACCGCGGGGGCCTCGCGCTGGCAGGTGGTCGCGAACGCGACGATCCCGACCGTGCTGCCCCAGCTCACGGGCCTGCTGCTCTATCGCTTCGACGTCAACGTGCGCTCGTCGCTCGTGCTCGGCCTCGTGGGTGCGGGCGGCATCGGCCTGCTCATCAACAAGGCCATCAAGACCTTCCAGTTCGACGAGATGCTGACCTACCTGATCATCATCCTCATCGTGATCGTCGCGGTCGACCTGGCCTCGGCCTGGATCCGCAAACGGTTGCAGTAGCGCCGGATCCGGCCCGCTCCACGACTCTCCCGTCTCCGCAATACTTCCGAACACAAGGAGAAGCATTCCTCATGCTGCACAGCTCATTCCGCCGCGCCATGCCCCGCACCATCGCAGGCGGCGCCCTGCTCGCTCTCGCGGGCGGCCTCGTCGTCGCCCCGACGCTCGCGGCCCCCGCCCTCGCCGCTCCGCCTCACACGCCGACCGTCGACGGCTCGACCACCGAACCTCAGTTCTGGTGGAACGGCTTCGAGGGATCCGTCTCGGACTGGCAGCAGTCGGGAGCCTCCGCGTGGGAGTTCATGGACCGCGAGGCCTCCAACAGCGCCTACGGCACGGACCGTCGCCACACCTTCACGCGGGCGTCGGGCACGATGGCGGTCGCCGAGTCGAAGAACGCCGCCTTCTCGGGCGCCCTCACCTCGGCGCCGATCAAGGTGTTCAAGGCCGGCGCCCTCGAGCTGCGCTTCGACAGCCACTACCTGAAGCGCGGAGCCGAGACGCAGAGCGGCACCGTGACCGCGATCTTCGACGGGAAGAAGCGCGTCGAGATCCACCGCTTCTCCGACGCGGACGAGGAATCGGCCCAGCCGCGGGTGCCGTTCACCGTGCCGAACGGCACGAAGACGGTGCAGTTCGAGTTCGCGTTCGAATCAGCAGCCGGCGGCGGATCGTGGCGCATCGACGACGTCGAGGTGGTGCGACCGCTCTCCGAGCTCGCCGCGGATGCGGCACCCCGCGCGGTGGTCGACGTGTTCAGCGACGTGCAGGGAGCGAACGCCAAGCTCGCCGGGCAGGTGATTCCCGGGCTGCGTGCGATGAGCCCGAGCGCGACGACGCTGCTGGCGAACGGCGACCTCACCGGAAACGGCACGGATAAGCAGTACGCCGACTACTTCGCGGCGCTGGATCCGGCGAAGGGCGACCAGTACGGAACGGTGGTCTCGACGATCGGCAACCACGAGTTCTACGGCGCGAACGGGTCCGAGAACTACATCGGGCGGTTCCTCGATCGCACCGGCATGCGCGCTCTCGGCGTCGACGGCGCGAACCCGGCGCACGCGGGCCTCTGGGGCGAGACGCTCGTCGACGGCGAACTGCCGCTGCTGTGGATCGGAAGCGAGTTCCACGACTATCCCGCGCAGACCGGCAACGGCCCGTTCGTCGAACTCAGCGACGAGC
This DNA window, taken from Leucobacter tenebrionis, encodes the following:
- a CDS encoding metallophosphoesterase family protein translates to MLHSSFRRAMPRTIAGGALLALAGGLVVAPTLAAPALAAPPHTPTVDGSTTEPQFWWNGFEGSVSDWQQSGASAWEFMDREASNSAYGTDRRHTFTRASGTMAVAESKNAAFSGALTSAPIKVFKAGALELRFDSHYLKRGAETQSGTVTAIFDGKKRVEIHRFSDADEESAQPRVPFTVPNGTKTVQFEFAFESAAGGGSWRIDDVEVVRPLSELAADAAPRAVVDVFSDVQGANAKLAGQVIPGLRAMSPSATTLLANGDLTGNGTDKQYADYFAALDPAKGDQYGTVVSTIGNHEFYGANGSENYIGRFLDRTGMRALGVDGANPAHAGLWGETLVDGELPLLWIGSEFHDYPAQTGNGPFVELSDEQFTWLSDRLAHWKSEGKPVVLASHHVFNDSVSGTYAKFYQGDFGADTERLEALLADYPNVTVLTSHTHWSPLLNDWSVEQRFDPTSNHGPTIVNTAAVTTQYGPSGDWNEKAVGGADPVGLRVELFEDRLRVSSYFFGADAQGKEIKHVDVPLPAGQ
- the phnE gene encoding phosphonate ABC transporter, permease protein PhnE, whose product is MTDTLPAAPSTRASQRPPRGAIQRMPLPRDPKVPYRAGSWAVVLIVLVVLHLMAFSATEFYPGKLVTGAQGMMNFLAEAIPPDLSADVLRAGIDGALTTLWVGLLGTTISVPFALLLAVLGARTTTPNGFVYQVARGILSFFRAVPDIVFALIFVTAVGLGPFAGVLALIAHNTGVMGKLWSEAMEDIDPGPEQALRTAGASRWQVVANATIPTVLPQLTGLLLYRFDVNVRSSLVLGLVGAGGIGLLINKAIKTFQFDEMLTYLIIILIVIVAVDLASAWIRKRLQ